Proteins co-encoded in one Brassica rapa cultivar Chiifu-401-42 chromosome A02, CAAS_Brap_v3.01, whole genome shotgun sequence genomic window:
- the LOC103855349 gene encoding folate transporter 1, chloroplastic isoform X1 has protein sequence MVAPSWQWENATAGAVAGFATVAAMHPLDVVRTRFQGLISFSTPTVKKKETRFLSETVNDGRGFPTYKNTAHALFTIGRLEGLRGLYAGFFPAVIGSTLSWSLYFFFYGRAKERYARGRDDEKLTPPLHLASAAESGALVCLCTNPIWLVKTRLQLQTPLHQTPPYSGLLDAFRTIMKEEGPRALYKGIVPGLVLQVSHGAIQFTAYEELRKVIVDMKEKRRKSESTPDNLLNSADYAALGGSSKVAAVLLTYPFQVIRARLQQRPSTNGIPRYIDSLHVIRETARFEGLRGFYRGLTANLLKNVPASSSTFIVYENVLKLLKQPPPTR, from the exons ATGGTGGCGCCATCATGGCAGTGGGAAAATGCCACAGCGGGGGCAGTCGCAGGATTCGCAACAGTAGCTGCTATGCACCCTCTTGATGTTGTCCGTACTAGATTCCAAGGTCTGATTTCTTTTTCCACTCccacagtaaaaaaaaaagaaactagatTTTTGTCTGAAACAGTGAACGACGGTAGAGGGTTCCCGACGTACAAGAACACAGCTCACGCTCTCTTCACCATTGGCCGTCTCGAG GGTCTGAGAGGCCTTTATGCAGGTTTCTTCCCTGCTGTAATCGGTTCCACTCTCTCATGGAGCTTATACTTCTTCTT TTATGGAAGAGCGAAAGAGAGATACGCTAGAGGCAGGGACGATGAGAAACTCACCCCTCCCCTTCACCTTGCTTCTGCCGCTGAATCTGGAGCCTTG GTCTGTTTATGCACGAATCCTATTTGGCTTGTCAAGACAAGGTTACAGCTTCAGACACCTCTTCATCAAACCCCACCCTACTCCGGCCTATTAG ATGCCTTTAGAACCATAATGAAAGAGGAAGGACCCAGGGCGCTCTACAAGGGTATTGTCCCTGGCCTTGTACTG CAGGTTTCTCATGGTGCTATTCAGTTCACAGCGTATGAGGAACTCCGTAAAGTCATTGTCGAtatgaaagagaagagaagaaaatcCGAATCCACACCTGATAATTTATTG aaCTCGGCGGATTATGCTGCACTGGGAGGCTCCTCCAAAGTCGCAGCAGTTCTTCTTACATATCCTTTTCAAGTTATTAGAGCACGATTACAG CAAAGACCTAGTACTAACGGAATCCCAAGATATATAGACAGCTTACATGTCATCAGAGAAACCGCGAG ATTCGAGGGTCTCAGAGGTTTCTACAGGGGACTAACagctaatctattaaaaaatgTGCCTGCTTCTTCCAGCACGTTCATCGTCTACGAAAACGTTCTGAAATTGCTTAAACAACCTCCTCCAACGAGATAG
- the LOC103855349 gene encoding folate transporter 1, chloroplastic isoform X5, whose amino-acid sequence MAVGKCHSGGSRRIRNMNDGRGFPTYKNTAHALFTIGRLEGLRGLYAGFFPAVIGSTLSWSLYFFFYGRAKERYARGRDDEKLTPPLHLASAAESGALVCLCTNPIWLVKTRLQLQTPLHQTPPYSGLLDAFRTIMKEEGPRALYKGIVPGLVLQVSHGAIQFTAYEELRKVIVDMKEKRRKSESTPDNLLNSADYAALGGSSKVAAVLLTYPFQVIRARLQQRPSTNGIPRYIDSLHVIRETARFEGLRGFYRGLTANLLKNVPASSSTFIVYENVLKLLKQPPPTR is encoded by the exons ATGGCAGTGGGAAAATGCCACAGCGGGGGCAGTCGCAGGATTCGCAACA TGAACGACGGTAGAGGGTTCCCGACGTACAAGAACACAGCTCACGCTCTCTTCACCATTGGCCGTCTCGAG GGTCTGAGAGGCCTTTATGCAGGTTTCTTCCCTGCTGTAATCGGTTCCACTCTCTCATGGAGCTTATACTTCTTCTT TTATGGAAGAGCGAAAGAGAGATACGCTAGAGGCAGGGACGATGAGAAACTCACCCCTCCCCTTCACCTTGCTTCTGCCGCTGAATCTGGAGCCTTG GTCTGTTTATGCACGAATCCTATTTGGCTTGTCAAGACAAGGTTACAGCTTCAGACACCTCTTCATCAAACCCCACCCTACTCCGGCCTATTAG ATGCCTTTAGAACCATAATGAAAGAGGAAGGACCCAGGGCGCTCTACAAGGGTATTGTCCCTGGCCTTGTACTG CAGGTTTCTCATGGTGCTATTCAGTTCACAGCGTATGAGGAACTCCGTAAAGTCATTGTCGAtatgaaagagaagagaagaaaatcCGAATCCACACCTGATAATTTATTG aaCTCGGCGGATTATGCTGCACTGGGAGGCTCCTCCAAAGTCGCAGCAGTTCTTCTTACATATCCTTTTCAAGTTATTAGAGCACGATTACAG CAAAGACCTAGTACTAACGGAATCCCAAGATATATAGACAGCTTACATGTCATCAGAGAAACCGCGAG ATTCGAGGGTCTCAGAGGTTTCTACAGGGGACTAACagctaatctattaaaaaatgTGCCTGCTTCTTCCAGCACGTTCATCGTCTACGAAAACGTTCTGAAATTGCTTAAACAACCTCCTCCAACGAGATAG
- the LOC103855349 gene encoding folate transporter 1, chloroplastic isoform X2 produces the protein MVAPSWQWENATAGAVAGFATVAAMHPLDVVRTRFQGLISFSTPTVKKKETRFLSETVNDGRGFPTYKNTAHALFTIGRLEGLRGLYAGFFPAVIGSTLSWSLYFFFYGRAKERYARGRDDEKLTPPLHLASAAESGALVCLCTNPIWLVKTRLQLQTPLHQTPPYSGLLDAFRTIMKEEGPRALYKGIVPGLVLVSHGAIQFTAYEELRKVIVDMKEKRRKSESTPDNLLNSADYAALGGSSKVAAVLLTYPFQVIRARLQQRPSTNGIPRYIDSLHVIRETARFEGLRGFYRGLTANLLKNVPASSSTFIVYENVLKLLKQPPPTR, from the exons ATGGTGGCGCCATCATGGCAGTGGGAAAATGCCACAGCGGGGGCAGTCGCAGGATTCGCAACAGTAGCTGCTATGCACCCTCTTGATGTTGTCCGTACTAGATTCCAAGGTCTGATTTCTTTTTCCACTCccacagtaaaaaaaaaagaaactagatTTTTGTCTGAAACAGTGAACGACGGTAGAGGGTTCCCGACGTACAAGAACACAGCTCACGCTCTCTTCACCATTGGCCGTCTCGAG GGTCTGAGAGGCCTTTATGCAGGTTTCTTCCCTGCTGTAATCGGTTCCACTCTCTCATGGAGCTTATACTTCTTCTT TTATGGAAGAGCGAAAGAGAGATACGCTAGAGGCAGGGACGATGAGAAACTCACCCCTCCCCTTCACCTTGCTTCTGCCGCTGAATCTGGAGCCTTG GTCTGTTTATGCACGAATCCTATTTGGCTTGTCAAGACAAGGTTACAGCTTCAGACACCTCTTCATCAAACCCCACCCTACTCCGGCCTATTAG ATGCCTTTAGAACCATAATGAAAGAGGAAGGACCCAGGGCGCTCTACAAGGGTATTGTCCCTGGCCTTGTACTG GTTTCTCATGGTGCTATTCAGTTCACAGCGTATGAGGAACTCCGTAAAGTCATTGTCGAtatgaaagagaagagaagaaaatcCGAATCCACACCTGATAATTTATTG aaCTCGGCGGATTATGCTGCACTGGGAGGCTCCTCCAAAGTCGCAGCAGTTCTTCTTACATATCCTTTTCAAGTTATTAGAGCACGATTACAG CAAAGACCTAGTACTAACGGAATCCCAAGATATATAGACAGCTTACATGTCATCAGAGAAACCGCGAG ATTCGAGGGTCTCAGAGGTTTCTACAGGGGACTAACagctaatctattaaaaaatgTGCCTGCTTCTTCCAGCACGTTCATCGTCTACGAAAACGTTCTGAAATTGCTTAAACAACCTCCTCCAACGAGATAG
- the LOC103855349 gene encoding folate transporter 1, chloroplastic isoform X3, with protein sequence MVAPSWQWENATAGAVAGFATVAAMHPLDVVRTRFQVNDGRGFPTYKNTAHALFTIGRLEGLRGLYAGFFPAVIGSTLSWSLYFFFYGRAKERYARGRDDEKLTPPLHLASAAESGALVCLCTNPIWLVKTRLQLQTPLHQTPPYSGLLDAFRTIMKEEGPRALYKGIVPGLVLQVSHGAIQFTAYEELRKVIVDMKEKRRKSESTPDNLLNSADYAALGGSSKVAAVLLTYPFQVIRARLQQRPSTNGIPRYIDSLHVIRETARFEGLRGFYRGLTANLLKNVPASSSTFIVYENVLKLLKQPPPTR encoded by the exons ATGGTGGCGCCATCATGGCAGTGGGAAAATGCCACAGCGGGGGCAGTCGCAGGATTCGCAACAGTAGCTGCTATGCACCCTCTTGATGTTGTCCGTACTAGATTCCAAG TGAACGACGGTAGAGGGTTCCCGACGTACAAGAACACAGCTCACGCTCTCTTCACCATTGGCCGTCTCGAG GGTCTGAGAGGCCTTTATGCAGGTTTCTTCCCTGCTGTAATCGGTTCCACTCTCTCATGGAGCTTATACTTCTTCTT TTATGGAAGAGCGAAAGAGAGATACGCTAGAGGCAGGGACGATGAGAAACTCACCCCTCCCCTTCACCTTGCTTCTGCCGCTGAATCTGGAGCCTTG GTCTGTTTATGCACGAATCCTATTTGGCTTGTCAAGACAAGGTTACAGCTTCAGACACCTCTTCATCAAACCCCACCCTACTCCGGCCTATTAG ATGCCTTTAGAACCATAATGAAAGAGGAAGGACCCAGGGCGCTCTACAAGGGTATTGTCCCTGGCCTTGTACTG CAGGTTTCTCATGGTGCTATTCAGTTCACAGCGTATGAGGAACTCCGTAAAGTCATTGTCGAtatgaaagagaagagaagaaaatcCGAATCCACACCTGATAATTTATTG aaCTCGGCGGATTATGCTGCACTGGGAGGCTCCTCCAAAGTCGCAGCAGTTCTTCTTACATATCCTTTTCAAGTTATTAGAGCACGATTACAG CAAAGACCTAGTACTAACGGAATCCCAAGATATATAGACAGCTTACATGTCATCAGAGAAACCGCGAG ATTCGAGGGTCTCAGAGGTTTCTACAGGGGACTAACagctaatctattaaaaaatgTGCCTGCTTCTTCCAGCACGTTCATCGTCTACGAAAACGTTCTGAAATTGCTTAAACAACCTCCTCCAACGAGATAG
- the LOC103855349 gene encoding folate transporter 1, chloroplastic isoform X4, translating to MVAPSWQWENATAGAVAGFATVAAMHPLDVVRTRFQVNDGRGFPTYKNTAHALFTIGRLEGLRGLYAGFFPAVIGSTLSWSLYFFFYGRAKERYARGRDDEKLTPPLHLASAAESGALVCLCTNPIWLVKTRLQLQTPLHQTPPYSGLLDAFRTIMKEEGPRALYKGIVPGLVLVSHGAIQFTAYEELRKVIVDMKEKRRKSESTPDNLLNSADYAALGGSSKVAAVLLTYPFQVIRARLQQRPSTNGIPRYIDSLHVIRETARFEGLRGFYRGLTANLLKNVPASSSTFIVYENVLKLLKQPPPTR from the exons ATGGTGGCGCCATCATGGCAGTGGGAAAATGCCACAGCGGGGGCAGTCGCAGGATTCGCAACAGTAGCTGCTATGCACCCTCTTGATGTTGTCCGTACTAGATTCCAAG TGAACGACGGTAGAGGGTTCCCGACGTACAAGAACACAGCTCACGCTCTCTTCACCATTGGCCGTCTCGAG GGTCTGAGAGGCCTTTATGCAGGTTTCTTCCCTGCTGTAATCGGTTCCACTCTCTCATGGAGCTTATACTTCTTCTT TTATGGAAGAGCGAAAGAGAGATACGCTAGAGGCAGGGACGATGAGAAACTCACCCCTCCCCTTCACCTTGCTTCTGCCGCTGAATCTGGAGCCTTG GTCTGTTTATGCACGAATCCTATTTGGCTTGTCAAGACAAGGTTACAGCTTCAGACACCTCTTCATCAAACCCCACCCTACTCCGGCCTATTAG ATGCCTTTAGAACCATAATGAAAGAGGAAGGACCCAGGGCGCTCTACAAGGGTATTGTCCCTGGCCTTGTACTG GTTTCTCATGGTGCTATTCAGTTCACAGCGTATGAGGAACTCCGTAAAGTCATTGTCGAtatgaaagagaagagaagaaaatcCGAATCCACACCTGATAATTTATTG aaCTCGGCGGATTATGCTGCACTGGGAGGCTCCTCCAAAGTCGCAGCAGTTCTTCTTACATATCCTTTTCAAGTTATTAGAGCACGATTACAG CAAAGACCTAGTACTAACGGAATCCCAAGATATATAGACAGCTTACATGTCATCAGAGAAACCGCGAG ATTCGAGGGTCTCAGAGGTTTCTACAGGGGACTAACagctaatctattaaaaaatgTGCCTGCTTCTTCCAGCACGTTCATCGTCTACGAAAACGTTCTGAAATTGCTTAAACAACCTCCTCCAACGAGATAG
- the LOC103855349 gene encoding folate transporter 1, chloroplastic isoform X6, producing MELILLLVSCLLFPLFYNPHPKLSLSLKQIHLSSYGRAKERYARGRDDEKLTPPLHLASAAESGALVCLCTNPIWLVKTRLQLQTPLHQTPPYSGLLDAFRTIMKEEGPRALYKGIVPGLVLQVSHGAIQFTAYEELRKVIVDMKEKRRKSESTPDNLLNSADYAALGGSSKVAAVLLTYPFQVIRARLQQRPSTNGIPRYIDSLHVIRETARFEGLRGFYRGLTANLLKNVPASSSTFIVYENVLKLLKQPPPTR from the exons ATGGAGCTTATACTTCTTCTTGTGAGTTGTCTCCTCTTTCCTCTCTTTTACAATCCCCAccccaagctctctctctctctgaaacAAATACATCTCTCTAGTTATGGAAGAGCGAAAGAGAGATACGCTAGAGGCAGGGACGATGAGAAACTCACCCCTCCCCTTCACCTTGCTTCTGCCGCTGAATCTGGAGCCTTG GTCTGTTTATGCACGAATCCTATTTGGCTTGTCAAGACAAGGTTACAGCTTCAGACACCTCTTCATCAAACCCCACCCTACTCCGGCCTATTAG ATGCCTTTAGAACCATAATGAAAGAGGAAGGACCCAGGGCGCTCTACAAGGGTATTGTCCCTGGCCTTGTACTG CAGGTTTCTCATGGTGCTATTCAGTTCACAGCGTATGAGGAACTCCGTAAAGTCATTGTCGAtatgaaagagaagagaagaaaatcCGAATCCACACCTGATAATTTATTG aaCTCGGCGGATTATGCTGCACTGGGAGGCTCCTCCAAAGTCGCAGCAGTTCTTCTTACATATCCTTTTCAAGTTATTAGAGCACGATTACAG CAAAGACCTAGTACTAACGGAATCCCAAGATATATAGACAGCTTACATGTCATCAGAGAAACCGCGAG ATTCGAGGGTCTCAGAGGTTTCTACAGGGGACTAACagctaatctattaaaaaatgTGCCTGCTTCTTCCAGCACGTTCATCGTCTACGAAAACGTTCTGAAATTGCTTAAACAACCTCCTCCAACGAGATAG